In a genomic window of Pangasianodon hypophthalmus isolate fPanHyp1 chromosome 1, fPanHyp1.pri, whole genome shotgun sequence:
- the ndufa3 gene encoding NADH dehydrogenase [ubiquinone] 1 alpha subcomplex subunit 3, producing MAGIGNFLRNAWNKEPVVTAACGLGIAALILPLVSPYTKYTVMLNKATPYNYPVPVRDDGNMPDVPAHPCDPQGRNLNWLKDM from the exons ATGGCGGGTA tCGGAAATTTCCTGAGAAACGCCTGGAATAAGGAGCCTGTGGTGACAGCAGCGTGTGGCCTCGGCATCGCTG CTCTGATTCTGCCGCTGGTGAGCCCGTACACCAAATACACAGTCATGTTGAACAAAGCGACACCGTACAACTACCCAG TTCCTGTGCGAGATGATGGAAACATGCCTGATGTCCCTGCTCACCCGTGTGACCCACAGGGCAGAAACCTGAATTGGCTGAaagacatgtaa
- the mrpl51 gene encoding 39S ribosomal protein L51, mitochondrial — MSVLGSLLNTGLSLWRSSLQLCTTHLHTGACLRVRMHAIPPLKQVDRWTEKRSMFGVYDNIGILGDFKAHPKELIRGPVWLRGFRGNEYQRLIRKKRMVGDRMMTEDKLVLEKRLRFLYRRFNRYGKHR; from the exons ATGTCTGTGTTGGGGAGTCTGTTAAACACAGGGTTATCTCTGTGGAGAAGCTCACTGCAGCTCTGCaccacacacctgcacacag gagcatGTTTGCGTGTGCGGATGCACGCCATCCCGCCCCTGAAGCAGGTGGACCGGTGGACGGAGAAGAGGAGCATGTTCGGCGTTTATGACAACATAGGCATTCTGG GTGATTTTAAAGCCCATCCTAAAGAGCTGATCAGAGGGCCTGTGTGGCTGCGGGGTTTCCGTGGTAACGAGTACCAGCGGCTGATACGCAAGAAGAGGATGGTGGGAGATCGCATGATGACGGAGGACAAACTGGTGCTGGAAAAGAGACTGCGCTTCCTGTATCGCCGCTTCAACCGCTACGGCAAACACAGATAg
- the tfpt gene encoding TCF3 fusion partner: protein MMEDFSGLALPPLFGGHILEAELEAAGVELASGATEILESGGPPPDVPKDTRDVDKKKYQALSKWVKELEQVNERTLARLHRVQRLTRRLKKERRFLMKTLDAHGDDYRNVELTIPLEEEGGASLDGAPGGDDDGSSPSVTNQTACGVKKKRHRVPKEKERDTQAESELCVMSETPFTAFPSPNSLSH, encoded by the exons ATGATGGAGGATTTCTCAGGCCTGGCTTTGCCTCCTCTCTTTGGTGGTCACATCCTGGAGGCTGAACTGGAGGCTGCGGGTGTCGAGCTTGCTTCAGGAGCCACTGAGATCCTGGAGAGCGGAGGACCTCCTCCGGACGTACCGAAGGACACGAGGGACGTGGACAAGAAGAAATACCAGGCTCTGAGCAAATGGGTCAAGGAGCTGGAACAA GTGAATGAGAGGACACTGGCTCGCCTTCACCGCGTCCAGAGACTCACACGCAGactgaagaaagagagaag gttcCTCATGAAGACTCTGGATGCACACGGAGATGATTACAGGAACGTCGAGCTCACAATACCACTAGAG GAGGAGGGCGGAGCCAGTTTAGATGGTGCCCCTGGAGGAGATGACGATGGCTCCTCCCCCTCTGTCACCAACCAAACAGCATGTGGAGTGAAGAAAAAGCGGCATCGGGTTccaaaggagaaagagagagacactcag GCCGAGTCGGAGCTGTGTGTGATGTCTGAGACTCCGTTCACGGCGTTCCCGAGCCCTAACTCCCTCTCACACTGA